In Brachypodium distachyon strain Bd21 chromosome 2, Brachypodium_distachyon_v3.0, whole genome shotgun sequence, one genomic interval encodes:
- the LOC100846098 gene encoding peptide chain release factor PrfB3, chloroplastic isoform X2, with amino-acid sequence MAAPTSPAAASARASAFRSRTGRLALSAAHPADGRGDNATTYKELGLFSWKRRIEDAVIRVEVTASSALEWEEAQRIKHEEVLQSRNLWDNPAKSHETLSALSDAIRAVDHLKDLLYKAEESKLISQLAGMDVINGELFKQAYEVSLDASEFLDRYQMCKLLKGPYDKEGACIIVTAESESVASELWAEKLFGMYASWARRQGCKGGLVEKIVSTSGHIQFAAMEIESEYMFGTLYGEKGVHRMIYSSVDNSGTDKLPGSVS; translated from the exons ATGGccgcgccgacctcgccggcggcggcgtcagcACGAGCTTCGGCGTTCCGCTCCCGCACTGGCCGCCTCGCCCTCTCCGCCGCCCACCCGGCGGACGGCCGTGGTGACAACGCCACCACCTACAAGGAGCTCG GTTTGTTCTCCTGGAAAAGGAGGATCGAAGATGCAGTTATCAGGGTCGAGGTGACTGCGTCCAGTGCATTGGAGTGGGAGGAAGCACAGAGAATCAAGCATGAAGAAGTATTGCAAAGCCGTAATTTGTGGGACAACCCTGCTAAGTCACATGAGACGCTCTCTGCTCTGTCTGATGCCATCAGAGCGGTTGATCATCTCAAAGACCTTCTATACAAG GCTGAAGAATCTAAGTTAATAAGTCAACTAGCAGGGATGGATGTCATAAATGGAGAGCTATTTAAACAAGCATACGAGGTCTCTTTAGATGCTAGTGAGTTTCTGGATCGTTACCAGATGTGCAAGCTTCTTAAGGGTCCATATGACAAGGAAGGAGCTTGTATTATTGTCACTGCTGAATCAGAGAGTGTTGCGTCAGAG CTATGGGCAGAGAAGCTATTTGGCATGTATGCAAGTTGGGCACGGAGGCAAGGTTGCAAAGGAGGGCTGGTTGAGAAGATTGTGTCTACAAGTGGTCATATCCAATTTGCAGCGATGGAGATTGAATCAGAGTACATGTTTGGCACCCTATATGGAGAAAAAGGAGTGCACAGAATGATCTACTCTTCTGTTGACAATTCTGGCACAGACAAG